A window from Malassezia restricta chromosome I, complete sequence encodes these proteins:
- a CDS encoding mitochondrial inner membrane carnitine transporter, whose translation MSDSAPRSVLQMRYRAFINFAKEHPTVVSAGPASLVSTIASFPLDSIKSRLQVKHYTSAWACTRDVLRAEGIQGLFRGVTFPLITITFVRTLSFSVYTHTKELLARSWRKKKDKLSDALIFGAAGGITSGTIICFMSAPFELTKVERQLEYLIWTQRNKNNGTLGTNKFIPRSGFQAARDIYRLHGGLRGFYIGLRLHMYRDMTGSCIYFGLYDTMRMLSDRLEPHRQSYGIPAPFVSFLIGSASGIMSWLSIYPLDLIKTQVQRDVLAGAPRRSGFTVLRRLLMQHEGEHEPVKKARSIRDLPIHRFLRLYRGLGISAMRSFISHGLTWTLIESITRHIESEAVNHDLDVSYDFVDFQ comes from the exons ATGAGTGACAGTGCTCCTAGATCAGTGTTGCAGATGCGCTATCGTGCATTCATTAATTTTGCCAAAGAACATCCCACGGTAGTGTCGGCGGGCCCCGCCTCACTGGTGTCGACCATTGCATCGTTCCCG CTTGACAGCATTAAGAGCAGATTACAAGTAAAGCATTATACGAGTGCATGGGCTTGCACGCGAGATGTTCTACGCGCTGAAGGAATACAGGGCTTGTTTCGGGGTGTTACGTTTCCGTTAATTACCATCACTTTTGTCCGTACCTTGTCTTTCAGTGTTTACACGCACACTAAAGAACTCCTCGCTAGGAGCTGGCGTAAGAAGAAAGACAAGCTATCGGATGCACTTATATTTGGCGCTGCAGGTGGTATCACAAGCGGCACGATTATTTGTTTCATGTCGGCTCCTTTTGAACTAACTAAGGTTGAAAGGCAGCTCGAATACCTGATCTGGACACAAAGGAACAAGAATAACGGCACACTCGGTACAAATAAATTTATTCCCCGTTCAGGATTCCAAGCTGCTCGCGACATTTATCGTCTGCACGGTGGCTTGCGCGGATTTTACATTGGCTTGCGTCTACATATGTATCGCGACATGACGGGCTCATGCATCTACTTTGGATTGTATGACACAATGAGAATGTTGAGCGACCGCTTGGAGCCTCACCGCCAGAGCTATGGTATTCCAGCGCCTTTCGTCTCATTTCTGATTGGTTCAGCCAGTGGCATCATGTCTTGGTTGTCTATATACCCCTTGGACCTCATTAAAACCCAGGTCCAGCGAGATGTGCTGGCTGGTGCGCCTAGACGGAGTGGCTTTACTGTGCTACGACGTCTCTTGATGCAACACGAAGGTGAGCATGAGCCTGTCAAAAAGGCGCGCAGTATCCGTGACTTGCCGATTCACCGCTTCCTACGTCTTTATCGCGGTCTTGGCATTAGTGCCATGCGTAGTTTCATCTCGCATGGTCTGACTTGGACGTTGATTGAAAGCATCACACGTCACATTGAATCAGAAGCAGTGAATCATGATCTCGATGTATCCTATGACTTTGTCGATTTCCAGTAA
- a CDS encoding alkyl hydroperoxide reductase Thiol specific antioxidant Mal allergen, giving the protein MSNKSRPPFDPSTMHLVGHPLPVLVSLASTDNSTVDLFRDSFLRPILLSTFALSGHTAESVQSCEAAHQLESFKLHMSALKEVQSNLAVFGLSADDVSTLTRIRDTLQLPFELLSDAQGELADKLDLPRFTDADGRVALRRCILVLEEGRVSRLLYPLADARDAGARAFRLLRHGMEPF; this is encoded by the coding sequence ATGTCGAACAAGTCCCGTCCTCCGTTTGATCCATCGACTATGCACCTCGTCGGTCATCCGCTGCCCGTGCTCGTGTCATTGGCCAGCACAGACAATTCGACCGTTGACTTGTTCAGGGACAGCTTCTTGCGTCCTATTCTCCTAAGCACTTTTGCTCTTTCAGGCCATACAGCTGAGTCTGTGCAATCATGTGAGGCGGCACACCAGCTTGAGTCATTCAAGTTGCATATGAGTGCACTAAAAGAAGTACAGTCAAATCTGGCTGTATTTGGTCTTAGTGCAGATGACGTTAGTACGCTCACTCGCATCCGGGACACATTACAACTTCCCTTCGAGCTCCTGAGTGATGCACAAGGTGAGCTAGCCGACAAGCTTGATTTGCCACGTTTCACAGATGCGGATGGCAGAGTCGCACTTCGGCGATGCATACTTGTGCTAGAAGAGGGCCGTGTCTCTCGGCTTCTCTACCCGCTCGCTGATGCACGGGATGcaggtgctcgagcgtttcgcctgctgcgccatggTATGGAACCATTCTAA
- a CDS encoding antiviral helicase SLH1, whose product MNEDVRRHLVTLIDEHVRPIPPLSAALSELASHACPSSPMHAKLPPIWHQLSLLVPTEPAAQDTETSGAAHVLLQSLDVKALDHDEKEHILQLVIDTLDPHDLRFDADTASAVLVDVLGFDMIELVAMLVANPQATAFQLRRAQALRAQGVGSAKDPLVLAPSSTNEEKYPNVYGATEHGSVLSVYGTRFSLPEGTQRVHESYFEEVTIPRSKPLPFRSHERLILKDEMDLLCRGAFKQYKSLNRLQSAVYPMAYKTSENLLVCAPTGAGKTDVAMLSILQCVGRFSKYGANESIHVDANAFKIVYVAPMKALVSEIVSKFQKRLSYLGLKVRELTGDMQLTRKEIAETQMIVTTPEKWDVVTRKPMGDGDLALSVRLLIIDEVHLLHEERGAVIETIVARTQRLVEASQTMIRIVGLSATLPNFVDVADFLSVNRYRGLFYFGSAFRPVPLEQHFVGVRGKHGSSQSRSNLDRVTYEKVLELVQGGHPVMVFVHTRKDTVKTAQMLLELGKEDDLHSILVEGRDATRFERDVTSSRNRELRELFEHGIGIHNAGMLRSDRDLSERLFASGATRVLCCTATLAWGVNLPAYAVVIKGTDIYDAEQGKMVDLGILDVLQIFGRAGRPQYEDMGVSYICTSGEKLPHYIESITSAHPIESTFLRGIVDALNAEVALGSVTSLDDGISWLGFTYLFTRLCKAPRVYGLDAHDFEADPTLTQRRRQWITYAANILAQHQMIEFDLAAGTLRPTNMGRIASRYYLSHKTVGIFHERLRNNLVEADALSLMSRAADFDQIPLRESEEEELTSLLESVPCEVDGGTATAPGKVNILLQAHISYLYVDDFALVSDMRYVAQNAGRVLLSLFELALDKGFAMSASAFLQLAKAVDKRIWPYEHPLKQYPTFTPDMTHRISTWVDELEVSQIRSLSIPALAQLLHTNERTATVAHNAAERFPALHARITARPTPDGYVCVDMYLKSRFVWDERIHGTSLPIVWWLEDDAQHVVFSDRLTLRNSPPTLVYDGDVYDHHLRVYVPLSPPDLRPTSEARCHFVWSSLHWLQAEGTVDVELDHLTCPTPTPSTSLLPLPLLPISENAMSDVLGISTLNAIQTQVYHTLAHSRANTLVCAPYASGKWTVVLFALARAWKEDNGAVLVIEPDEARMKERVRLLDMLAPLLGGQVVPPSPTWAFHQRAITVMTPDMAARTLASVTQTHLSLVIFLHVHKLSPMYEHAVMHVHRLRPARSIATSLSTSTAASLGAWLQIPTHAMYAFAPHDSPYPVSVSFDTVDIPYSDTLVRAYAKPAFDRIETQDDVALLFVPTRSQCMTAAHELAARFAMKGYTAHPDADEAAQSIEHQGLAHLVRQGLAVWHANLSRRDQRTVERLAEMQCLRAVLCAHDVAGHVPIRAPIVLVLGTQYTAHTSRHVQDYTMEQLWSMQCHAVRPNASSGEFVVLCQQRIRPVMERLLQTPVAIESSLGDAAPTLEALAQELVARRVHTRSDTVAWLATSYLAVRVRANPAWYADPGENERADPSAYLSELCDALVRSGEQLGLWCVVSINTVQPTQLAHNIPPGGVEKLCALQESVLHWQTVPHQVHRLLQNDETVEEEGLQAQCASLMLKVVQADKVPSLHRIVLAHWLTPLVSARTLAEMDDVLVKTIGGEAAGRVKASRQALLQRIMQDPNTQP is encoded by the coding sequence ATGAACGAGGACGTGCGGCGTCACTTGGTGACGCTGATCGACGAACATGTCCGCCCAATACCGCCGCTTAGTGCGGCTCTATCTGAGCTGGCATCGCATGCTTGTCCTAGCTCTCCCATGCATGCTAAATTGCCACCTATATGGCATCAACTGTCACTGCTCGTTCCCACCGAACCTGCGGCCCAAGATACAGAAACGTCAGGTGCAGCTCATGTCTTACTGCAAAGCTTGGATGTAAAAGCGCTTGATCATGATGAGAAGGAGCACATACTTCAGCTGGTCATTGATACCCTGGATCCGCATGACCTCCGTTTCGATGCTGATACGGCTTCTGCCGTGCTTGTGGATGTACTGGGATTCGATATGATTGAGCTTGTAGCTATGCTCGTGGCAAATCCGCAAGCTACTGCATTTCAGCTTCGTCGtgcgcaggcgcttcgTGCTCAAGGCGTAGGCAGCGCGAAAGATCCTCTTGTACTTGCTCCTTCATCTACGAACGAGGAAAAATACCCGAATGTATACGGCGCTACTGAGCATGGCAGTGTGCTTTCTGTGTACGGCACGCGTTTCTCTCTTCCTGAAGGAACGCAGAGAGTCCACGAATCCTACTTTGAGGAGGTTACTATTCCCCGCAGCAAGCCATTGCCGTTTCGGTCACACGAGCGACTTATCCTGAAGGATGAGATGGATCTTCTCTGCCGTGGTGCCTTCAAGCAATACAAGTCGCTGAATCGACTTCAAAGTGCTGTATACCCGATGGCCTATAAAACCTCCGAAAATCTGTTGGTGTGCGCACCGACAGGTGCAGGTAAGACGGATGTGGCTATGTTATCTATTTTGCAGTGTGTGGGTCGCTTTTCCAAGTATGGTGCGAATGAGTCCATTCATGTTGACGCCAATGCCTTCAAGATTGTCTACGTGGCTCCTATGAAGGCGCTCGTTTCTGAGATTGTGAGCAAATTTCAAAAGCGGCTATCTTATCTCGGCCTCAAAGTTCGCGAATTGACAGGTGACATGCAACTAACCCGCAAAGAAATTGCTGAGACCCAAATGATCGTGACGACACCTGAGAAATGGGATGTGGTGACTCGCAAGCCCATGGGAGACGGGGATCTGGCCTTGTCCGTACGTTTGCTAATTATTGATGAGGTGCATTTGCTGCATGaagagcgcggcgccgttATCGAGACGATTGTTGCACGAACACAGCGTCTTGTAGAGGCATCACAGACCATGATACGAATTGTTGGCCTGTCTGCCACACTGCCTAACTTTGTGGACGTGGCTGATTTCTTGAGTGTAAATCGGTACCGCGGCCTCTTCTACTTCGGCTCGGCGTTCCGGCCCGTTCCGTTGGAGCAGCACTTTGTTGGTGTGCGAGGCAAGCACGGCTCGTCGCAGTCGCGATCGAATTTAGACCGTGTGACATATGAAAAAGTGCTGGAACTTGTACAAGGCGGTCATCCTGTGATGGTGTTCGTACATACGCGAAAAGATACGGTGAAAACAGCGCAAATGCTTTTGGAGCTTGGCAAAGAAGATGACTTACATTCTATACTCGTTGAAGGTCGCGATGCAACGCGTTTCGAGCGCGATGTCACGTCGAGCCGGAACCGAGAACTGCGTGAATTGTTTGAGCACGGCATAGGCATTCACAATGCAGGCATGTTGCGCTCTGATCGCGACCTGAGTGAGCGTCTCTTTGCTTCTGGTGCTACTCGTGTGCTTTGCTGCACGGCGACACTTGCATGGGGTGTTAATCTGCCAGCGTATGCGGTGGTCATCAAAGGCACGGATATCTACGATGCTGAGCAAGGTAAAATGGTGGATTTGGGGATCTTGGATGTGCTCCAAATTTTTGGTCGTGCAGGTCGACCCCAGTACGAGGACATGGGTGTGAGCTATATTTGTACATCTGGAGAAAAGCTGCCGCACTATATCGAGTCCATTACGTCTGCACATCCCATTGAGTCCACCTTCCTCCGCGGCATTGTGGATGCCTTGAATGCTGAGGTGGCACTTGGCAGCGTGACTTCGTTGGACGACGGCATCAGCTGGCTCGGCTTTACGTATCTTTTTACACGTTTGTGTAAAGCACCGCGTGTGTATGGgcttgatgcgcacgaCTTTGAGGCGGATCCTACCCTGACTCAACGCCGACGGCAGTGGATCACTTATGCGGCCAACATCCTGGCCCAGCATCAAATGATCGAGTTTGATCTGGCCGCCGGCACACTTCGCCCGACCAACATGGGACGAATCGCATCACGCTACTACTTAAGCCATAAGACTGTGGGCATATTCCACGAGCGACTTCGCAACAATCTCGTGGAAGCAGACGCATTGAGCCTCATGTCTCGCGCAGCCGACTTTGACCAAATTCCTCTGCGCGAGAGCGAAGAGGAAGAGCTGACGTCCTTGCTTGAAAGTGTGCCATGCGAAGTGGACGGAGGCACCGCGACCGCTCCAGGCAAGGTCAACATCTTACTACAGGCTCACATATCATACTTGTATGTGGACGACTTTGCGCTCGTGAGTGATATGCGGTACGTCGCGCAAAATGCTGGTCGAGTTCTGCTCTCTCTCTTTGAACTCGCCCTCGACAAAGGCTTTGCAATGTCGGCCTCTGCCTTTCTCCAACTGGCAAAGGCTGTTGACAAACGCATCTGGCCGTACGAACACCCATTGAAGCAATACCCCACGTTTACACCAGACATGACGCACCGCATCTCAACTTgggtcgacgagctcgaagTGAGCCAAATTCGCTCCCTGTCCATCCCTGCCTTGGCCCAGTTGCTGCACACTAATGAGCGGACGGCGACTGTCGCGCATAATGCGGCTGAGAGATTCCCTGCACTGCATGCACGCATCACGGCCAGGCCGACACCAGATGGCTATGTGTGCGTCGACATGTACTTAAAGAGCCGTTTTGTGTGGGATGAGCGGATTCATGGGACATCACTGCCGATCGTATGGTGGCTTGAAGATGACGCACAGCATGTCGTGTTTTCGGATCGTTTGACGCTTCGCAACTCTCCTCCTACGCTCGTGTATGATGGCGACGTGTACGATCACCACCTGCGCGTATACGTGCCGCTCTCTCCTCCCGATCTGCGCCCTACGTCTGAGGCGCGGTGCCACTTTGTGTGGTCATCGCTTCACTGGCTTCAAGCTGAGGGTACGGTCGATGTAGAACTGGACCACTTAACGTGTCCTACGCCCACGCCATCGACCTCGCTACTTCCGCTACCTCTGCTGCCTATCAGTGAGAATGCCATGTCAGATGTTTTGGGCATTAGTACGCTGAATGCAATTCAAACGCAGGTGTATCACACTCTCGCTCACTCGCGTGCGAATACCCTCGTGTGTGCTCCTTACGCCTCTGGCAAATGGACTGTGGTATTATTTGCTCTAGCTCGTGCTTGGAAGGAAGACAACGGCGCCGTTCTTGTCATCGAACCTGATGAAGCGCGCATGAAGGAGCGTGTACGCCTTCTTGATATGCTAGCGCCTCTTTTAGGAGGTCAGGTCGTGCCGCCCTCGCCGACGTGGGCTTTTCATCAACGTGCTATCACCGTCATGACGCCTGACATGGCTGCGCGTACTCTTGCCTCGGTGACCCAGACGCATCTTTCCCTCGTTATCTTTCTGCATGTTCACAAACTGTCTCCCATGTACGAGCACGCTGTGATGCATGTGCACCGCCTACGGCCTGCACGGAGCATTGCCACATCACTCAGTACATCAACGGCTGCGAGTCTAGGTGCATGGCTCCAGATACCCACACATGCGATGTACGCGTTTGCGCCGCACGACTCGCCGTATCCTGTCTCCGTATCGTTCGACACGGTGGACATACCTTATTCTGACACACTTGTTCGTGCGTATGCCAAGCCGGCCTTTGACCGGATCGAAACGCAGGATGATGTGGCACTGCTGTTTGTTCCCACGCGTTCTCAATGTATGACAGCTGCGCATGAGCTCGCTGCCCGCTTTGCGATGAAAGGATACACGGCTCATCCCGACGCAGATGAGGCGGCCCAGTCGATCGAGCACCAGGGCCTAGCTCATCTTGTACGACAAGGCTTGGCTGTTTGGCATGCGAACCTCTCACGCCGTGACCAACGCACGGTAGAGCGTCTGGCCGAGATGCAATGTCTCCGCGCCGTCCTTTGCGCACACGATGTGGCCGGGCACGTACCCATCCGCGCGCCCATCGTTCTCGTCCTAGGCACGCAGTATACGGCGCATACATCTCGCCATGTACAGGATTATACGATGGAGCAGCTGTGGTCTATGCAGTGCCACGCTGTGCGTCCGAACGCATCCTCGGGCGAATTTGTGGTGCTGTGTCAGCAGCGTATCCGTCCCGTCATGGAGCGGCTGCTGCAGACGCCTGTGGCCATCGAGTCCAGTCTTGGCGATGCCGCGCCAACGCTGGAAGCCCTCGCACAAGAACTCGTCGCTCGCCGCGTCCACACCCGCTCTGACACAGTGGCGTGGCTGGCAACATCTTATCTCGCCGTACGAGTGCGCGCGAATCCAGCATGGTACGCAGATCCTGGAGAAAACGAGCGGGCAGACCCGAGTGCGTATCTATCGGAACTGTGTGATGCTCTTGTGCGGTCGGGGGAGCAGCTCGGTCTGTGGTGTGTTGTGAGCATCAACACCGTCCAGCCGACTCAACTTGCTCACAACATACCGCCGGGTGGCGTGGAAAAGTTATGCGCCTTGCAGGAGTCGGTCCTGCATTGGCAGACTGTGCCACACCAAGTACATCGACTGCTTCAAAATGATGAAACGGTGGAAGAGGAAGGCCTGCAAGCCCAATGCGCCTCTCTCATGTTGAAGGTGGTGCAAGCCGACAAGGTGCCGAGTCTCCATCGAATCGTTCTGGCTCACTGGCTGACGCCCCTGGtcagcgcacgcacccTCGCCGAGATGGACGATGTGTTGGTGAAAACGATAGGTGGAGAGGCGGCAGGCCGCGTGAAGGCTTCCAGACAGGCGCTGCTACAGCGTATCATGCAAGACCCAAATACTCAGCCGTGA
- a CDS encoding very-long-chain (3R)-3-hydroxyacyl-CoA dehydratase, translating into MAAGTKRAQAPAKTYVTFYLVLYNLLSFVLWLRVFLGALLFLAQGSPSRRVVSGWFVDIMSRYAPNMLAAPPRDYSLHHPILAELLKRASSLHDYVAPLLLFTQSLAVLEVVHVAIGIVKSNLVLTTVQVISRLLIVWLVSEKYAASAYSPFYATLVLAWSLSEVARYPFYVNQLLNTPSFMALWARYSFFIVLYPIGVMSEVMLIWNSLPHDAPWPWQDASAWSLRDLVFLGTLVLYPPGLFMLYTKLLASRRKVLGTDFIGSKGREEMRKLQSAKYERLRTLHEKSK; encoded by the coding sequence ATGGCTGCCGGCACGAAACGAGCACAGGCACCTGCTAAGACATACGTGACATTCTACCTCGTGCTGTACAACCTCCTTTCATTTGTATTATGGCTTCGAGTCTTTTTGGGCGCGCTTCTCTTCCTTGCACAGGGATCGCCCTCTCGTCGGGTGGTGAGTGGCTGGTTCGTGGATATCATGTCACGATATGCACCCAACATGcttgcagcgccaccgCGCGACTACTCCTTGCACCACCCCATCCTTGCCGAGTTGCTGAAGCGCGCATCGTCCCTGCATGACTATGTCGCTCCGCTCCTCCTCTTCACTCAATCGTTGGCTGTGCTGGAAGTAGTGCATGTGGCCATCGGCATCGTCAAATCGAACTTGGTTCTCACCACCGTGCAGGTCATCTCCCGCCTTTTGATTGTGTGGCTAGTCTCCGAAAAGTATGCGGCCTCTGCGTACTCGCCCTTTTATGCcacgctcgtgctggcTTGGTCGCTCAGTGAGGTGGCGCGGTACCCCTTCTATGTGAACCAGCTGCTCAACACGCCTTCTTTTATGGCTCTATGGGCGCGGTACTCTTTCTTTATTGTGCTGTATCCCATTGGTGTCATGAGTGAAGTCATGCTGATTTGGAACTCACTCCCCCATgatgcgccatggccatggcAGGATGCATCGGCGTGGAGTCTGCGGGACTTGGTCTTCCTCGGGACCCTTGTGCTGTATCCTCCAGGTCTGTTTATGCTCTACACCAAGCTCCTCGCGTCGCGTCGCAAGGTGCTCGGTACCGACTTTATCGGATCCAAGGGCCGCGAAGAGATGCGCAAGTTGCAAAGCGCCAAGTACGAGCGTCTCCGCACATTACATGAGAAAAGCAAGTAA
- a CDS encoding glutaminyl-peptide cyclotransferase — protein MKLWRAALALCWVVYAYVSALDDAAVEQVLAPDASPWLAIDSDKSLLSRILIPRVSGTQESAKVREILSHPFREAKNKHGKSKWHIEIEPFEARTPLGERTFANVILTRDPDAARKLVLAAHYDSKYFPPGSAEEGFVGATDSAFPCAMLVDVAMALDAPLDAYTANRTAARRSYLPAHEDVTLQIVFFDGEEAMHQWSSTDSIYGARHLASQWLRTWDVPAWPPSHAEPRHVTGNHAPIRRIHSINHFVLLDLLGSPNASVPYYFGNTRHLHSQFHDIEGRLLMQKRLWPEGAAYERLFRDERGPSGIGDDHVPFLQQGVPILHMIPYPFPSVWHTKDDNKSALDQATLYAWTRILRIFTAEYLGLA, from the coding sequence ATGAAGTTGTGGCGCGCCGCACTGGCCCTCTGTTGGGTGGTCTATGCGTATGTGTCTGCTCTCGATGATGCGGCAGTGGAACAAGTGTTGGCGCCGGACGCGTCGCCATGGCTCGCCATCGACTCCGACAAGTCTCTGCTTTCGCGCATTCTTATACCACGCGTATCCGGCACGCAGGAGAGTGCGAAAGTACGTGAGATACTTTCGCATCCTTTTCGAGAAGCGAAGAACAAGCATGGGAAATCCAAGTGGCATATCGAGATAGAGCCATTTGAGGCGCGCACACCCTTGGGCGAGCGCACCTTTGCCAACGTTATCTTGACACGCGACCCGGACGCAGCGCGAAAACTGGTCCTTGCGGCGCACTATGACTCCAAGTACTTCCCGCCTGGGTCAGCGGAAGAAGGATTCGTGGGGGCCACCGATAGTGCATTTccatgcgccatgctggTGGAtgtggccatggcgctggatgcgccaCTCGACGCCTATACAGCGAACAGGACCGCTGCTCGCAGATCATACCTGCCGGCGCATGAAGATGTGACTTTGCAAATTGTGTTCTTTGATGGGGAAgaggccatgcaccagTGGTCTTCTACCGATTCCATCTATGGAGCGAGGCACTTGGCGTCCCAATGGCTTCGCACATGGGATGTGCCTGCTTGGCCCCCGTCGCATGCTGAGCCGCGGCACGTTACAGGCAATCACGCTCCCATCCGCCGCATCCACAGTATCAACCATTTTGTGTTACTCGACTTGCTCGGCTCACCCAATGCTTCTGTACCATACTACTTCGGCAACACACGGCATCTACACTCTCAGTTTCACGATATCGAGGGACGACTTTTGATGCAAAAAAGGTTGTGGCCTGAGGGCGCCGCCTATGAACGCCTCTTTCGTGATGAGCGCGGCCCGTCTGGTATTGGTGATGATCATGTGCCCTTTCTCCAGCAGGGTGTGCCCATCCTTCACATGATACCATACCCCTTTCCATCCGTGTGGCACACAAAAGACGACAACAAGTCGGCACTGGATCAAGCAACGCTCTATGCATGGACACGCATCCTGCGCATATTCACGGCTGAGTATTTGGGTCTTGCATGA
- a CDS encoding nitrogen permease regulator 2-like protein, with product MTALSERQGFLPRLEGTFLSIFHPLQGPRVLFQMPEDLFYDPEKEAALSTSSASSQQRFRLEFSTLSDYVIPKNPLCGRMIICNISSCPDGQGRRHHYKVMGVPVLLEHEQKYERNHFIFNLCFVFQSNTDTRSYEPIVHKCARSLRMLEEEQSFVSRLDNLPRLYAIVEQLYEEMNSFYEVFIALPEASNAHRFDAARKSCSDVALDRNLTRVDPTELDELLLSASGPLARVREQTYGMNAKTDSSGNQDVRMREKPSGEPSSTMPDQCQASLAYTRSLAGEQTQGLGSTVRDAINLKLFPSFVQPPPVHDWDVPVLLLDMSKFMNDSWDLTLVRLIPFLNGTSHVRRIAQLADADVLLVKQCVQHLLYYSFAMLIDIFQFSNIYVLRPQVAPMLSDPHIESECASYVMLPGCDALPGPVLWHMYSMLRYGRTLHDWIGLLGNQVQAVDVRRFITFGVIKGFVRRVHQYPIYSSYQKPLRNSVDTLSSPLFAFPPDSMSFAKSNKTLSYSSGQNVSEFSLDPNTKLNGSANATASRLQDVQLSNKASQRSDAKRRLSTAIDVASVAHGTFSDDAVRKRAASPSVFGSAPVEPKIPVDLPSLLDGTRCDDELCVQFGMSWTDLQRWFAHLSTQPVPFDFTSDKEASPKMKPTFSRSSSNYSYMYSNSHEHVDAISSNHKADDVQHTAWGHISIVAI from the coding sequence atGACAGCGCTCTCTGAGCGGCAAGGATTCTTACCTCGTCTAGAGGGCACGTTCCTCTCTATATTTCATCCGCTTCAGGGGCCACGTGTCTTGTTTCAAATGCCCGAGGATCTTTTTTATGATCCGGAgaaggaggcggcgctTTCTACATCATCAGCGAGTTCGCAGCAGCGTTTTCGCCTAGAATTCAGCACACTATCAGACTATGTGATCCCTAAGAACCCCCTCTGCGGTCGGATGATCATATGTAATATAAGCTCTTGTCCCGACGGGCAAGGTCGGCGTCACCATTACAAAGTGATGGGCGTCCCCGtgctcctcgagcatgAACAGAAATATGAACGCAACCATTTTATTTTCAACTTGTGTTTTGTCTTCCAGTCGAATACTGATACTCGTTCCTATGAGCCTATTGTTCATAAATGCGCCCGCTCACTTCGTATGCTCGAAGAGGAACAATCCTTTGTGTCGCGACTTGATAATCTCCCTAGATTGTATGCCATCGTGGAGCAGCTGTACGAGGAGATGAATTCTTTTTATGAAGTGTTTATTGCACTTCCAGAGGCCTCTAATGCCCACCGATTCGACGCCGCACGAAAGAGCTGCTCAGATGTCGCATTGGACCGCAATTTGACTCGGGTCGATCCGACAGAactcgatgagctgctgTTATCTGCATCTGGTCCCCTGGCTCGAGTTCGCGAGCAAACATATGGGATGAATGCAAAAACAGACAGCTCTGGCAATCAAGACGTACGTATGCGTGAAAAACCAAGTGGCGAACCATCTTCAACTATGCCTGATCAGTGTCAAGCAAGCTTGGCGTATACTCGCTCTTTGGCCGGGGAACAGACCCAAGGACTGGGTTCCACGGTGCGAGACGCCATCAATCTCAAGCTCTTCCCATCCTTTGTACAGCCCCCACCTGTTCACGACTGGGATGTACCCGTGCTACTTCTCGACATGTCCAAATTCATGAACGACAGTTGGGACTTGACCCTCGTTCGGCTCATCCCTTTTTTGAACGGTACATCTCATGTCAGACGTATCGCACAATTGGCTGACGCAGACGTGTTACTTGTGAAGCAATGTGTGCAACATTTGCTGTATTATTCTTTTGCGATGTTGATTGACATATTCCAGTTCTCCAACATTTATGTGCTTCGACCACAAGTGGCTCCCATGTTGAGCGATCCACATATCGAATCGGAATGTGCTTCTTACGTTATGCTTCCTGGGTGTGACGCTTTACCAGGACCCGTACTCTGGCACATGTATTCTATGTTGCGCTATGggcgcacgctccatgACTGGATCGGACTACTGGGCAACCAGGTTCAAGCTGTGGATGTTCGCAGATTTATCACTTTTGGCGTCATCAAAGGCTTTGTTCGTCGAGTACATCAATACCCCATATATTCGTCCTATCAGAAACCACTACGGAACTCTGTGGACACCCTCTCATCACCGCTCTTTGCATTCCCTCCAGACTCCATGAGCTTTGCAAAATCGAACAAAACCCTCTCATACTCGAGCGGTCAAAATGTGTCTGAATTTTCCTTGGATCCCAACACGAAATTGAATGGGTCCGCGAACGCCACCGCATCTAGACTTCAAGATGTTCAACTATCGAATAAAGCTTCTCAACGCTCAGATGCCAAGCGTCGATTATCCACAGCGATTGATGTGGCGAGTGTCGCTCACGGTACTTTCAGTGATGATGCGGTTCGTAAGCgtgccgcgtcgccctcTGTGTTTGGTTCTGCTCCTGTTGAGCCAAAAATACCTGTTGATCTTCCCTCCTTACTAGATGGAACACGCTGTGATGATGAGCTTTGTGTACAATTTGGCATGAGCTGGACAGACTTGCAGCGTTGGTTCGCCCATCTGTCAACACAGCCTGTGCCATTCGATTTTACTTCTGATAAAGAAGCGTCTCCCAAAATGAAACCGACCTTCTCACGGAGCTCTTCAAATTACTCCTACATGTATTCTAACAGTCACGAACATGTTGACGCCATATCATCAAACCACAAGGCTGATGACGTCCAGCATACCGCCTGGGGCCATATATCCATTGTGGCCATTTAG